One segment of Nostoc flagelliforme CCNUN1 DNA contains the following:
- the queC gene encoding 7-cyano-7-deazaguanine synthase QueC gives MKAVILLSGGLDSSTILYKAKADGCECHAISFDYQQRHRRELQSALTVAQKAAIAKHQVVNFDLRQWGGSALTDDAIDLPQERSLDEMSQNIPVTYVPARNTIFLSFALGFAEAIAAERVYIGVNALDYSGYPDCRPDYIQAMQEVFRLGTKQGREGQPINIVAPLINLKKTEIIQLGNQLGVPWELTWSCYAGGEVACGVCDSCRLRLAAFAELGLVDPLAYGS, from the coding sequence ATGAAAGCTGTAATTCTGTTATCTGGGGGATTAGACTCTTCCACAATTCTATACAAAGCTAAGGCTGATGGCTGTGAATGCCATGCTATTTCCTTTGATTACCAGCAGCGACACCGACGAGAGTTACAGTCAGCCCTTACTGTTGCTCAAAAAGCTGCGATCGCAAAACATCAGGTGGTTAACTTTGACTTACGACAATGGGGCGGTTCGGCGCTTACGGATGACGCGATTGATTTACCCCAGGAGCGATCGCTAGATGAAATGTCTCAAAATATTCCTGTTACATACGTTCCAGCTCGTAATACCATCTTTTTAAGCTTTGCTCTTGGTTTTGCCGAAGCGATCGCAGCTGAACGTGTCTATATCGGTGTCAATGCCTTAGATTACTCAGGATATCCTGACTGTCGCCCCGACTATATCCAGGCGATGCAGGAAGTTTTTCGCCTGGGAACCAAACAAGGGCGTGAGGGACAACCAATAAATATTGTTGCACCCCTGATCAACCTGAAAAAAACCGAAATCATCCAACTGGGCAACCAATTGGGAGTTCCTTGGGAGCTAACTTGGTCTTGCTATGCCGGTGGAGAAGTCGCCTGCGGTGTATGTGATTCTTGTCGCTTGCGCCTAGCAGCTTTTGCCGAATTGGGACTGGTTGATCCACTGGCGTATGGTTCTTGA
- a CDS encoding hemolysin family protein: MEGVSFTRALVVSGFPNLIWTDVALRLLSVLLLIAINAFFVTAEFSMVSVRRSRIHQLVKAGDIPAIAVEMLQRSIDRLLSTTQLGITLSSLALGWIGESTIVVLVNAWLKSWPLPSSMTTFLAHSLSIPIAFFLIAYLQIVIGELCPKSLAMLYSEQLARFLGPSVKAIVRFFGPFIWILNQSTRFLLRIFGIQYTGQGWRPPVTPEELQLIISTEWGSTGLQRAERELLNNVFEFGDVMAQDVMIPRTSIIALPKDATFQALLKEMASTGYSRYPVIGESLDDVRGIVYFKDLAQPLAVGNLSLETQIQPWMRPARFVPEHTSLSELLPMMQQEKPAMVMVVNEFGGTVGLVTIKDVIAEIIGDASEPEGNDDLLIQMLDEHKFLVQAQINLEDLNEVLHLDLPLTREYQTLGGFLLYQLQKIPAKGETFRYQNLEFTVVSIVGPRLHQIQLRRLEELGVES, from the coding sequence ATGGAGGGCGTGAGTTTTACACGAGCTTTGGTGGTAAGTGGTTTTCCTAATTTAATTTGGACAGACGTGGCGCTAAGGTTGTTGTCAGTGCTACTGCTGATTGCTATAAATGCCTTTTTTGTGACGGCGGAATTTTCGATGGTGAGCGTGCGGCGATCGCGTATTCACCAGCTAGTTAAGGCTGGGGATATTCCAGCGATCGCAGTCGAGATGCTACAACGTAGTATTGACAGGCTACTATCTACCACCCAGTTAGGTATTACCCTCTCCAGTTTGGCATTGGGATGGATTGGCGAAAGTACGATTGTCGTCCTGGTGAATGCATGGTTAAAATCCTGGCCTTTACCCAGTAGTATGACTACCTTCTTGGCGCATTCTCTATCAATTCCCATTGCTTTTTTCTTGATTGCCTATCTACAAATTGTGATCGGAGAATTATGTCCCAAATCCTTAGCTATGCTGTACTCAGAACAGCTAGCTAGATTTTTGGGGCCTTCGGTAAAAGCGATCGTGCGTTTTTTTGGCCCCTTCATCTGGATTCTCAACCAATCAACTCGTTTTTTATTGCGGATTTTTGGCATCCAATACACAGGCCAAGGCTGGAGGCCACCTGTGACTCCCGAAGAATTGCAACTGATTATCTCTACAGAATGGGGTTCTACTGGTTTACAGCGTGCAGAGCGAGAATTACTCAATAATGTCTTTGAGTTTGGGGATGTCATGGCCCAAGATGTGATGATCCCCCGCACGAGTATTATCGCGCTGCCAAAAGATGCTACCTTCCAGGCATTACTCAAGGAAATGGCTTCCACTGGTTACTCTCGTTATCCCGTGATTGGTGAATCTTTAGACGATGTTCGCGGCATTGTTTATTTTAAAGATTTGGCACAACCTTTAGCTGTAGGAAACCTCAGTTTAGAGACACAAATCCAACCTTGGATGCGTCCCGCCCGGTTTGTTCCCGAACACACGTCCCTGAGTGAACTTTTACCCATGATGCAGCAAGAGAAACCAGCTATGGTCATGGTAGTAAATGAATTTGGCGGTACTGTGGGACTAGTGACAATCAAAGATGTCATTGCCGAAATCATTGGCGACGCCAGCGAACCTGAAGGCAACGACGACTTGCTGATTCAGATGTTAGATGAGCATAAATTTTTAGTGCAGGCGCAAATCAACCTCGAAGACCTCAACGAAGTTTTGCATCTCGATTTGCCCCTGACAAGAGAATATCAAACACTAGGCGGCTTTTTGCTGTATCAGTTACAGAAAATTCCCGCCAAAGGCGAAACCTTCCGTTATCAAAATCTCGAATTCACTGTGGTATCAATTGTTGGTCCACGCCTGCATCAAATTCAACTGCGACGGTTAGAAGAGTTAGGAGTTGAGAGTTAG